The Glycine max cultivar Williams 82 chromosome 12, Glycine_max_v4.0, whole genome shotgun sequence genome window below encodes:
- the LOC102669168 gene encoding uncharacterized protein, translating to MHHVAFVVSKSSLTLCSLLQKGGESINRRPRKVARRILHKPTRIYNTRANRKRMDIVEQENQSLREEVATLREGMDRLTTMMSALLSAQNSQAAAATVEQPLVSTTPLSTVTSPPLFLPPGCTWGMPPPVCGSPQPAVSEVPPPFAQQSAPVPQPSTSFPQAAMTYSAPLIHTIQQEVEPIFQAENVVAFDKMEELQERFDGMQREVEALRGRDLFGKDACELCLVPNVTIPHKFKVPDFDKYKGNSCPRSHLVMYARKMSMYTDNHKLLIHFFQDSLTGAALKWYMNLDSASIRTFNDLGEAFIRQYKYNLDMAPDRDQLRAMTQKEKETFKEYGQRWREVAAQIVPPLEEREMTKIFLKTLSQFYYEKMVASAPTDFTEMVNMGVRLEEGVREGRLTGESAPAASNAKKFGGHFAKKKDQEVGMVAHGKPQQNFTPYRQVANVASAIPNPSYHQQRPHYPYPYPPHPYPPQQYPPQQYPPQQYPPQQYHQPPYPQKQQNRPQTPQQPYHSQNRQKTTFDPIPMKYADLLPALLAKNLVQVRTPPRTPDVLPPWFRHDLTCAFHQGAPGHDVENCYVLKNEVQKLVRANLLSFKDQNPNVQANPLPNHGPAVNMIQDCDEDGVILNVQHVRTPLVPIHIKMCEAALFDHDHAACEICPVNVKGCPKVQEDVQGLIDSRELIITRKDKEVCVITPEFQRLEISYNSGESTTTPLVISLPGPMPYASLKAVPYKYSATMLEGGQEVPLPSLTPAVSVDNVANDGKVLRNGRVIPTLFAKKVNDPAVKQVTVNGPGTRKEVGQSNGTSKNSDHDEILKLIQKSEYKVVDQLLQTPSKISILSLLLNSEAHREALMKVLDQAFVERDVTVNQLDSIVGNITACNNLSFSDEELPEEGRNHNLALHISVNCKSDALSNVLVDTGSSLNVMAKSTLDQLSYRGPPMRRSGVVVKAFDGSRKSVIGEVDLPITIGPFVFQITFQVMDIQAAYSCLLGRPWIHGAGAVTSTLHQKLKFVRNGKLITVSGEEALLVSHLSAFSFIGADETEGTSFQGLTLEGKKPEKNEVSFATWKSAQKVVQEGTGVGWGKVVQLLESKNREGLGFASSAGSATNSVGSSSITSTFCSVGFINNSPEANAVLEDAPEEIVLAFVTPGKLVRNWDAVDIPSVVHASKLGIYEPVEHNNPALSPNYESPVYEAEEEEDDESRRTCSVIGI from the exons ATGCATCATGTTGCATTCGTGGTTTCTAAATCGAGTCTCACACTGTGTTCACTACTTCAAAAAGGGGGGGAGTCAATCAACCGCCGCCCAAGGAAAGTGGCCCGACGAATTCTCCACAAACCCACTCGCATTTACAACACCAGGGCCAATCGGAAGAGGATGGATATAGTTGAACAAGAAAATCAGAGTCTCAGGGAGGAGGTTGCCACTTTACGAGAGGGAATGGATAGGTTGACGACCATGATGAGTGCACTCCTGTCAGCCCAGAACTCTCAAGCTGCCGCCGCTACTGTAGAGCAGCCCTTGGTGAGCACAACCCCGCTATCTACGGTGACTTCTCCACCCCTCTTTTTGCCTCCAGGTTGTACATGGGGAATGCCACCTCCAGTCTGTGGAAGCCCCCAGCCCGCTGTATCTGAAGTTCCACCGCCTTTTGCTCAGCAGTCAGCACCAGTTCCGCAACCCAGTACCTCTTTCCCTCAAGCTGCAATGACTTATTCAGCTCCACTGATTCACACTATTCAACAAGAGGTTGAACCAATTTTCCAAGCTGAAAATGTTGTAGCCTTCGACAAGATGGAAGAACTCCAAGAAAGATTTGATGGTATGCAAAGGGAAGTCGAAGCCCTCCGAGGAAGAGATCTGTTCGGGAAGGACGCCTGTGAATTATGCTTGGTCCCAAATGTTACTATCCCAcacaagttcaaggtgccagacttcGATAAGTATAAAGGGAACTCTTGTCCCCGCAGTCACTTGGTGATGTACGCGCGGAAAATGTCCATGTATACTGACAATCATAAGCTGCTTATTCATTTCTTTCAGGACAGCCTAACTGGGGCCGCTCTGAAGTGGTATATGAATTTGGACAGTGCGAGCATTCGTACTTTCAATGACCTGGGTGAAGCGTTCATCCGGCAGTATAAGTACAATTTGGACATGGCCCCAGATCGTGATCAGCTCCGTGCGATGAcacaaaaagagaaggaaacgtTCAAGGAGTATGGCCAACGTTGGAGGGAAGTGGCTGCCCAGATTGTCCCGCCGTTGGAAGAAAGGGAAATGACCAAAATATTTCTGAAGACCCTGAGCCAGTTTTATTACGAGAAAATGGTTGCAAGTGCACCAACAGACTTCACCGAAATGGTCAACATGGGGGTGCGATTAGAGGAAGGTGTCCGAGAGGGACGTTTGACTGGGGAAAGTGCCCCTGCTGCAAGCAATGCCAAGAAGTTTGGAGGCCACTTTGCGAAGAAGAAAGATCAAGAGGTGGGGATGGTAGCTCATGGTAAGCCTCAGCAGAATTTCACCCCATATCGTCAGGTTGCGAATGTCGCATCCGCTATCCCAAACCCATCATATCACCAACAAAGGCCACATTACCCCTACCCATACCCTCCACACCCGTACCCTCCACAACAATACCCTCCACAACAATACCCTCCACAGCAATACCCTCCACAGCAATACCATCAGCCACCATACcctcaaaaacaacaaaatcgcCCGCAAACCCCCCAACAACCATATCACTCACAAAACCGCCAGAAAACAACCTTTGATCCAATCCCGATGAAATATGCTGACTTACTCCCCGCCCTGCTCGCCAAAAACCTTGTCCAGGTCAGAACACCCCCTCGTACACCAGATGTTTTACCTCCCTGGTTTCGTCATGATTTAACCTGCGCTTTCCACCAAGGGGCCCCAGGTCATGACGTTGAAAACTGCTATGTCCTGAAGAATGAAGTGCAAAAACTAGTCCGGGCCAACTTGCTATCCTTCAAAGATCAGAATCCCAATGTTCAGGCGAACCCTCTGCCGAACCATGGGCCTGCTGTCAACATGATACAAGATTGTGATGAAGACGGTGTCATCCTGAACGTCCAGCACGTTCGAACTCCCCTGGTCCCAATACATATCAAGATGTGCGAGGCAGCTCTGTTTGACCATGATCATGCAGCGTGTGAAATATGTCCTGTGAATGTAAAAGGATGCCCGAAGGTACAAGAGGACGTACAAGGGCTGATAGACAGCAGAGAACTTATCATCACGAGGAAGGACAAAGAAGTGTGCGTCATCACCCCCGAGTTTCAGCGGTTGGAAATAAGCTATAACAGTGGGGAATCAACTACTACTCCACTGGTGATTAGCTTGCCAGGACCTATGCCGTATGCTTCTCTAAAAGCGGTCCCTTACAAGTATAGTGCCACGATGTTGGAAGGTGGACAGGAGGTGCCTTTGCCCTCTCTAACTCCTGCGGTTTCTGTGGACAACGTTGCTAATGACGGTAAAGTTCTGAGGAATGGACGTGTTATCCCCACATTGTTTGCAAAGAAAGTGAATGATCCGGCAGTTAAACAGGTGACAGTGAACGGCCCCGGTACAAGGAAGGAAGTAGGCCAATCCAATGGGACTAGTAAGAATTCTGATCATGACGAAATTCTGAAACTGATCCAGAAGAGTGAGTATAAAGTAGTAGACCAGCTGCTGCAAACTCCCTCTAAGATATCCATTTTGTCTCTGCTATTGAACTCAGAAGCACACCGTGAGGCTCTAATGAAGGTGTTGGACCAAGCTTTTGTGGAGAGGGACGTGACTGTTAATCAATTGGACAGTATAGTAGGAAACATTACTGCCTGCAATAATTTGAGTTTTAGTGATGAAGAACTTCCTGAGGAGGGGAGGAACCACAATCTGGCGTTACATATATCGGTGAACTGCAAGTCAGATGCTCTGTCGAATGTACTTGTGGACACTGGTTCCTCATTGAATGTAATGGCCAAATCCACATTAGATCAACTTTCCTACCGGGGGCCTCCCATGAGAAGAAGCGGGGTGGTTGTCAAAGCGTTTGATGGATCAAGAAAGTCTGTTATCGGGGAGGTTGATTTGCCCATTACAATTGGGCCGTTTGTTTTCCAAATTACATTCCAGGTGATGGATATCCAAGCCGCATACAGTTGCCTTTTGGGTAGGCCATGGATCCATGGAGCTGGGGCCGTGACGTCCACCTTGCATCAAAAGCTGAAGTTTGTCAGAAATGGGAAATTGATCACTGTGAGTGGAGAGGAAGCCTTGTTGGTTAGTCATTTGTCAGCTTTTTCCTTTATTGGTGCTGATGAAACAGAAGGAACCTCTTTCCAAGGCCTGACTTTAGAGGGTAAAAAGCCAGAGAAAAATGAAGTATCTTTTGCTACTTGGAAGAGCGCACAGAAAGTGGTGCAGGAAGGAACAGGTGTAGGATGGGGAAAAGTTGTGCAGTTGCTGGAGAGTAAAAACCGTGAAGGACTGGGATTTGCTTCTTCTGCAGGATCCGCAACGAACAGTGTTGGATCAAGCTCCATTACTAGCACCTTTTGTAGCGTCGGGTTCATCAACAACTCGCCAGAAGCCAATGCTGTCTTGGAAGATGCTCCTGAAGAGATAGTGCTTGCATTTGTCACACCTGGAAAACTTGTTCGCAACTGGGACGCGGTTGACATCCCTTCAGTGGTTCATGCATCAAA ACTAGGCATTTATGAGCCCGTTGAACATAATAACCCTGCACTCTCTCCCAACTACGAATCTCCTGTCTACGAGGCTGAAGAGGAGGAGGATGATGAATCCCGGAGGACTTGCTCGGTTATtggaatatga
- the LOC102662744 gene encoding uncharacterized protein produces MDIPLRSTRKYLFKKTDLLRLRELASLLSDPVDFQAHHGKLLRILRVDVEEGCLETLVQFYDPLYHCFTFPDYQLVPTLEEYSYLVGLPVPDKIPFHGFEPTPKPSDIAAALHLKTSIIQANLTSKGGLQGLPTHFLYQQASIFAEAASILAFHSILALLIYGLLFFPNVDNFIDINAIKIFLTKNPVPTLLADTYHSIHDRTQAGRGTISCCAPLLYQWFTFHLPQSRAFKTNDDKLSWPRRIMTLDPSDIVWYQAASDVGEIIVSCGEYPNVPLLGMRGGISYNPLLARRQFGYPMKTKPNNLALTNEFYLNHGDHSNKRERFAQAWSAIRRLNRSQLGKKSDYVHESYTQWVIDRTKSFGLPYRLPRYLSSTIPPSSLPIPFDTKEEFHEQLTKERQEKETWKRRCQELEQENETLKGKIAQQSRELFIQNQRMIEKDDLLRRKDVLLHQDARRKRKFMDLFSRAHSDSEDPSTPGV; encoded by the coding sequence ATGGACATCCCACTGAGAAGCACTAGGAAGTACCTTTTCAAAAAAACAGACCTGTTGAGATTAAGGGAGCTAGCATCTTTATTAAGTGATCCAGTTGATTTTCAAGCTCATCATGGGAAGTTGCTCAGAATTCTTAGAGTAGATGTTGAGGAAGGATGCCTAGAGACCCTGGTTCAGTTCTATGACCCGCTCTACCATTGCTTCACATTTCCCGATTACCAGCTTGTCCCCACACTTGAAGAGTACTCCTACCTAGTAGGTTTACCTGTGCCAGACAAGATACCTTTCCATGGTTTTGAGCCTACCCCTAAACCCTCCGACATCGCAGCCGCCCTCCATCTTAAAACCTCCATCATCCAAGCAAACCTTACCTCTAAAGGAGGCCTCCAAGGTCTCCCCACCCACTTCCTCTACCAACAAGCCTCCATATTTGCTGAAGCAGCTAGTATACTTGCCTTCCATTCTATCCTAGCCCTCCTTATATATGGCCTTTTATTCTTCCCAAATGTTGACAACTTCATCGATATCAATGCCATTAAAATCTTTCTTACAAAGAACCCCGTACCCACTCTACTCGCCGATACCTACCATTCTATCCATGACCGTACCCAGGCTGGCCGGGGAACCATTTCTTGTTGTGCACCTTTACTCTATCAATGGTTTACCTTCCACTTACCTCAATCCCGTGCCTTCAAGACCAATGATGACAAGCTTTCCTGGCCTCGCCGAATCATGACTCTTGACCCATCTGACATTGTTTGGTACCAAGCAGCTAGTGATGTTGGAGAGATTATTGTGAGTTGTGGTGAATATCCCAACGTACCTCTTTTGGGTATGCGTGGCGGAATTAGCTACAACCCACTCCTCGCTCGACGACAATTTGGGTACCCGATGAAGACAAAACCAAACAACCTTGCCTTGACTAATGAATTCTATCTTAACCATGGAGATCACTCGAACAAAAGGGAAAGATTCGCACAAGCTTGGAGCGCTATCCGCAGACTCAACAGAAGTCAGTTGGGAAAGAAATCAGACTATGTGCACGAATCTTATACCCAGTGGGTTATTGATAGGACCAAGAGCTTTGGTCTACCCTACCGCTTACCTAGATACCTATCGTCCACCATCCCACCATCATCCTTGCCTATCCCCTTTGATACTAAGGAAGAGTTTCATGAACAATTAACCAAAGAAAggcaagaaaaagaaacttgGAAGAGGAGATGCCAGGAGCTAGAGCAAGAGAATGAGACTTTGAAGGGAAAGATAGCCCAACAGAGCCGTGAGCTTTTTATCCAGAACCAGAGGATGATTGAGAAGGACGACTTGCTTCGTCGGAAAGACGTTTTGCTCCACCAAGATGCTAGAAGGAAGAGGAAGTTTATGGACTTGTTCTCCCGTGCACATTCAGATTCCGAGGACCCATCTACTCCGGGAGTTTGA